One genomic region from Pseudanabaena sp. FACHB-2040 encodes:
- a CDS encoding ATP-binding protein translates to MSNESVAPVPNESATPFTDNWAYLKTELSWLDRLLMLAVARQRQDVKEVDRIARHSGERATSHWWKGIITLEGQSGHDDHRKPVRATEPKVSYSQQLEARIQASYQQGVALALPLLRDHLRLSLFEKNIILLTLAPEINRRFGRLYSYLQRQDDDADWDVPSVDLCLKLLCRNDREWRQAREKLASPDSLIERGVLEWLDSGEATMLSRHLRLSDAVSAYLLAEQPDSDNLMQIIQPVEVEAAPVVDWLSQEKPTLPWRSLILPEPLVTHLKSLTQSVKASPHGPGRVVLLTGEPGTGKTTAARAIAHALHLHLTWVDLAAIPEEAAESVFSQLYQPMLEILLIKSAQHWFGRHTALETAQLQRWLQERQSQPGLTLLTVHHLQSIKPSWRQQLDGVLTLPRPDAAARRKLWKKAIPSGTQVERKVRWTQVAEELNLSGGEIDAIATTALSLADAKSPTLTLAHLQQALALRNLEFPKP, encoded by the coding sequence CTGTTGCCAGACAGCGCCAAGACGTCAAGGAAGTAGACCGAATTGCCCGTCATTCCGGCGAACGGGCTACCAGCCACTGGTGGAAGGGCATTATTACCTTGGAAGGGCAGTCTGGCCACGACGACCACCGCAAGCCGGTGCGTGCTACCGAGCCCAAGGTCAGCTATTCTCAACAGCTCGAAGCTCGCATTCAGGCCAGCTATCAGCAGGGCGTGGCGTTGGCGCTGCCGCTGCTGCGCGACCATCTCCGCCTCAGCCTGTTTGAGAAAAATATCATCTTGCTGACGCTGGCCCCCGAGATCAACCGCCGCTTTGGTCGGCTCTACAGCTACCTGCAGCGGCAGGATGACGATGCTGACTGGGATGTGCCCTCTGTCGATCTCTGTCTCAAGCTGCTCTGCCGCAATGATCGAGAATGGCGGCAGGCCAGAGAAAAGCTAGCTTCTCCAGATTCTCTGATTGAACGGGGCGTTTTGGAATGGCTCGATTCGGGAGAGGCCACGATGCTGAGCCGCCACCTGCGCCTGAGCGATGCTGTCTCTGCTTATCTGTTAGCTGAGCAGCCAGACTCAGACAACCTCATGCAAATCATTCAGCCTGTGGAGGTGGAAGCCGCCCCAGTAGTGGACTGGCTAAGCCAGGAAAAGCCGACCCTGCCGTGGCGATCGCTCATTTTGCCTGAGCCGCTGGTAACCCATCTCAAGTCTCTAACTCAGAGCGTCAAAGCTAGCCCCCACGGGCCAGGTCGCGTGGTGCTGCTAACCGGAGAACCTGGCACCGGTAAGACGACAGCAGCGCGTGCGATCGCACATGCTCTCCACCTCCATCTCACCTGGGTCGATCTGGCCGCAATTCCTGAGGAGGCAGCCGAGAGCGTTTTTAGCCAGCTTTATCAGCCAATGCTGGAAATTTTGCTAATCAAGTCGGCGCAGCACTGGTTTGGCCGCCATACGGCGCTAGAAACTGCCCAGCTTCAGCGCTGGCTGCAGGAACGCCAAAGCCAGCCCGGCCTGACCCTGCTCACGGTGCATCACCTACAGTCGATCAAGCCCTCCTGGCGGCAGCAGCTTGATGGCGTGCTCACCCTGCCTCGCCCTGATGCCGCTGCTCGCCGCAAGCTCTGGAAAAAGGCCATTCCTTCCGGTACCCAGGTAGAGCGTAAGGTGCGCTGGACCCAGGTAGCCGAGGAACTAAACCTGAGCGGCGGAGAGATTGATGCGATCGCAACCACCGCCCTCTCCCTAGCGGATGCCAAGTCCCCTACCCTGACATTGGCACACCTGCAGCAGGCCCTTGCCCTTCGCAACCTGGAGTTCCCCAAGCCTTAA